One region of Limnospira fusiformis SAG 85.79 genomic DNA includes:
- a CDS encoding response regulator transcription factor: MNILIVEDEPEIALLIRRTLEAEGFSCQISQNGLSALEIFQQQRPDVIILDLMLPGLDGLEVCARIRQQPGQKDPYILMLTAKGEEIDRIVGLSTGADDYMVKPFSPRELVARVRALLRRSLRQGGQTQTYQTAHFTVDIDQRKANFQNHGNTEPLDLTTLEFNLLATFLSYPGRVWSRTQLIDKLWGDDFFGDERVVDTHVARLRKKVEPDPSHPTFIKTVTGVGYKFEDNP, from the coding sequence ATGAATATTTTAATTGTCGAAGATGAACCAGAAATTGCTCTCCTTATCCGTCGGACTTTAGAGGCGGAAGGATTTTCCTGTCAAATTAGCCAGAATGGATTAAGCGCATTAGAGATATTTCAACAACAACGACCAGATGTAATTATTCTCGATCTAATGCTTCCCGGTTTAGACGGTTTAGAAGTCTGCGCTCGTATTCGTCAACAACCCGGACAAAAAGACCCGTACATTTTAATGTTAACCGCCAAGGGAGAAGAAATCGATCGCATAGTCGGTCTGTCTACCGGAGCCGACGATTATATGGTCAAGCCTTTTAGTCCTAGGGAATTAGTAGCCAGAGTTAGAGCTTTATTGCGTCGCAGTCTCCGCCAGGGAGGACAGACCCAAACCTACCAAACCGCTCATTTTACCGTTGATATTGACCAAAGGAAAGCCAACTTTCAAAACCATGGTAATACCGAACCTTTAGACCTGACCACCTTAGAATTTAACTTATTAGCCACCTTTCTAAGTTATCCCGGTCGCGTGTGGAGTCGTACCCAATTAATCGATAAATTATGGGGAGATGACTTTTTTGGGGATGAGCGAGTAGTTGATACCCATGTAGCTAGACTACGGAAAAAAGTTGAGCCCGACCCATCTCATCCCACCTTCATCAAAACTGTAACAGGAGTTGGCTACAAATTCGAGGACAACCCCTAA
- a CDS encoding sulfite exporter TauE/SafE family protein, translated as MILELLSLSPTELLTLALAGLLAGILAGFLGIGGGTVLVPILVTLGYVSNQAVATSIFSVLITAISGSIQNWRMGFLRVKRVISIGFSAVITAILGSYIADLLPSSWLLFGFGCLLLLNIYLVKVRQDIIAKKQLDEQLNPGSTQPEKTINPYLAFMITGSLAGLLAGLFGVGGGVIIVPLQILLLGETIKASIQTSLGVIIITAASACIGHAIQGNVLWGQGFMLGLGGLVGVQISTRFLPKLPDRIVTLAFRTLLGILSIYMFWRASL; from the coding sequence ATGATTTTGGAACTCTTATCCTTATCCCCAACAGAACTTTTAACCCTCGCCCTCGCCGGACTCTTAGCTGGAATATTAGCCGGATTTTTAGGAATTGGAGGCGGCACAGTATTAGTGCCTATTTTAGTCACCCTTGGCTATGTGAGTAATCAAGCAGTAGCCACCAGTATTTTCTCGGTACTAATTACCGCCATATCAGGAAGCATCCAAAATTGGCGGATGGGTTTTTTGCGAGTGAAGCGGGTAATATCAATTGGATTTTCTGCCGTAATTACTGCCATACTTGGGTCTTATATTGCTGATTTATTACCATCATCTTGGTTGTTATTCGGCTTTGGATGTTTACTGCTTTTGAATATTTACTTAGTCAAAGTCCGCCAGGATATCATCGCCAAAAAGCAACTAGATGAACAACTTAACCCCGGTTCTACTCAGCCCGAAAAAACCATTAACCCATACCTAGCCTTTATGATTACCGGGAGTCTCGCCGGACTCCTAGCCGGACTCTTTGGGGTTGGGGGCGGTGTGATTATTGTTCCCCTGCAAATTCTCCTCTTAGGGGAAACCATTAAAGCCTCCATTCAGACCAGCCTGGGGGTAATTATTATTACTGCTGCTTCCGCTTGTATCGGACACGCTATACAGGGAAATGTGCTGTGGGGGCAGGGATTTATGTTAGGCTTAGGAGGATTAGTCGGAGTACAAATTAGCACCAGATTTTTACCAAAATTACCCGATCGCATTGTCACTTTAGCCTTTAGGACACTGTTAGGAATACTCTCAATTTATATGTTTTGGCGGGCTAGTCTGTAA
- a CDS encoding acetamidase/formamidase family protein, with product MVNYTLKATANTTHVGGFSPELEPALVIASGDRIQVETYTGYYLYNQAPEGFLTPEFIELCRRLSPERIVGPGPHLLTGPIYIENAQPGDILEIQLESIYPRLNVGFNAIRTGWGALPQRFSQPKLRFINLDLTRNLAEFPPQSGVKIPLRPFFGILGVASETSQSSIPPGVYGGNIDNPELQAGSRIFLPVLVPGGLFSLGDGHAAQGGGEVNTTAIETSMNGTIKIILHKNCSLDVPLAETATDIITMGFGHTLDDAFQSTLERTINLLVQILGISPEEAYILCSLGVDFRITQVVNSPQKGVHGAIAKSILPETFQFPLN from the coding sequence ATGGTTAATTATACTCTGAAAGCCACAGCAAACACCACCCATGTAGGAGGCTTTTCTCCGGAACTAGAGCCAGCCTTAGTCATCGCATCAGGCGATCGCATTCAGGTAGAAACCTACACAGGCTATTACCTTTATAATCAAGCCCCAGAAGGATTTTTGACCCCAGAATTTATCGAACTTTGTCGCCGCCTGTCGCCGGAACGAATTGTCGGTCCTGGTCCTCACCTTCTCACTGGTCCCATTTACATCGAAAATGCCCAACCCGGAGATATTTTAGAAATCCAGTTAGAGTCAATTTACCCCCGTTTAAATGTAGGGTTTAATGCTATCAGAACCGGTTGGGGAGCCCTACCGCAACGATTTAGCCAGCCGAAATTGCGATTTATCAACCTCGATCTTACCCGAAATCTAGCCGAATTTCCCCCCCAAAGTGGGGTAAAAATTCCCCTGCGCCCATTTTTCGGAATTTTAGGAGTCGCCAGCGAAACCTCCCAGTCTTCCATACCTCCAGGAGTCTATGGGGGAAACATCGACAACCCAGAATTACAAGCCGGGTCGCGCATTTTCCTTCCCGTACTGGTTCCCGGTGGCCTATTTTCCCTGGGAGACGGACACGCAGCCCAGGGAGGCGGTGAAGTCAACACCACAGCGATCGAAACTTCCATGAATGGCACAATTAAAATTATTCTGCACAAAAACTGTTCCCTAGATGTCCCCCTAGCAGAAACCGCAACTGATATAATCACCATGGGTTTTGGTCATACCCTGGATGATGCCTTTCAGTCTACCCTAGAACGTACCATTAACCTATTAGTGCAAATCCTAGGAATTTCCCCAGAAGAAGCCTATATTCTCTGTTCCCTAGGGGTTGACTTCCGCATTACCCAAGTAGTTAATAGCCCCCAAAAAGGGGTTCATGGTGCGATCGCCAAATCCATCTTACCAGAAACTTTCCAATTTCCCCTTAACTAA
- a CDS encoding mechanosensitive ion channel domain-containing protein, whose protein sequence is MGEISLSIQLIVTVILAFVAVFFVCTFLSNLLKDKILVKLKFDEGSREAIATIFRYFTITIGCLLIPQAAGIDMSSFTFLAGGLGIGLGFGFQGLAQNFVSGLILLLERPIKVGDYIELDKLEGTIRKISIRSTVIVTNDDISIIVPNQILVSNKIINWSHGNVLSRIHIPVRVAYGSDPVLVTEVLLSAARQEPRVLHHPKPQVWLRNFGENCIDFELLVWIELPKARLPIQSSLNYIIQSKLYQNNINIPIAQRDLWIRNTEELKQVFAPIIASSQSAKIKSATTTEYQELERQNMSLQALLRKVVYFEGLSDLALLGLIEMGYRETFAPHQFIFHEDDPGDAFHIILSGVVEILAERANKHIRDLSAGDFFGELALIMGIPRTAAVRAKETTILFVVSRDVFQRFLGSYPQVADQIAEKVAERKEELVQRQKMLREMGILGDDDLDNNPLVWIKQRMKSLFGI, encoded by the coding sequence TTGGGTGAAATTTCTCTTTCTATTCAGTTAATTGTCACAGTTATTTTAGCTTTCGTTGCCGTTTTTTTTGTTTGTACCTTTCTGAGTAATTTACTCAAAGATAAGATTCTTGTCAAGTTAAAGTTTGATGAGGGTAGTCGAGAGGCGATCGCCACCATCTTCCGATACTTTACCATTACTATAGGCTGTTTACTCATTCCCCAAGCTGCCGGAATTGATATGAGTTCCTTTACTTTCCTGGCTGGTGGTTTAGGTATTGGTTTGGGTTTTGGTTTCCAGGGACTCGCCCAAAACTTTGTCAGTGGTTTAATTTTATTATTAGAAAGACCCATTAAAGTTGGCGATTATATTGAACTTGATAAATTGGAAGGAACTATTCGCAAAATCTCCATTAGGTCTACTGTAATTGTGACTAATGATGATATTTCGATTATTGTTCCCAATCAGATTTTAGTGAGCAATAAAATCATTAACTGGAGTCATGGGAATGTACTTAGCCGCATTCATATTCCGGTGCGAGTCGCCTATGGAAGTGACCCAGTTTTAGTCACCGAAGTTTTGCTATCCGCCGCCCGCCAAGAACCGAGAGTATTACACCACCCAAAGCCACAGGTTTGGCTCAGAAATTTTGGCGAAAATTGTATTGATTTTGAATTGTTAGTTTGGATAGAACTTCCTAAAGCCAGGCTACCTATTCAAAGTTCTTTAAATTATATCATCCAGAGCAAACTGTATCAAAATAATATCAACATTCCTATCGCCCAGCGAGACCTATGGATTAGAAATACTGAGGAACTTAAACAGGTATTTGCACCAATTATCGCTTCTTCCCAGTCTGCTAAAATAAAATCCGCCACTACCACTGAATATCAGGAATTAGAAAGGCAAAATATGTCCCTACAAGCATTATTAAGGAAGGTAGTTTATTTTGAGGGTCTGAGTGATTTAGCATTATTAGGGTTAATTGAAATGGGCTACCGAGAAACTTTCGCACCTCATCAATTTATTTTCCATGAAGATGATCCAGGTGATGCTTTTCATATCATCTTATCTGGGGTGGTAGAAATTTTGGCGGAAAGGGCTAATAAGCATATTCGTGATTTATCAGCGGGAGATTTTTTCGGGGAATTAGCATTAATTATGGGGATACCTAGAACGGCGGCGGTAAGGGCTAAAGAAACCACTATTTTGTTTGTGGTTAGTCGTGATGTATTTCAGCGGTTTTTAGGGAGTTATCCCCAGGTAGCAGACCAAATTGCCGAGAAAGTAGCTGAACGAAAAGAGGAGTTAGTACAACGTCAAAAAATGCTCCGAGAAATGGGTATTTTAGGGGATGATGATTTAGATAATAATCCCTTAGTATGGATTAAACAACGCATGAAGTCTCTATTTGGTATTTGA
- a CDS encoding REP-associated tyrosine transposase, protein MKYNPDIHNRQSIRLRGYDYSQPGAYFVTICIYHKQCLLGEIKDQTVMLNCYGEVVKFNWFNLTRVYPLIQLDSFVIMPNHIHGIIILTDHSHTLSKVVQGFKTFSSRRINQLRSLSKVPVWQRGYYEHIIRDENALQKIREYIVNNPYNWNQDEMHPSHQFPISQNITTPLGRASAVNETSPPEF, encoded by the coding sequence ATGAAATACAATCCTGATATTCATAACCGCCAATCAATTCGTCTTCGAGGATATGATTACAGTCAACCGGGGGCATACTTTGTCACAATTTGTATTTATCATAAACAATGCTTATTGGGTGAAATTAAAGACCAAACTGTAATGCTAAACTGTTATGGTGAAGTGGTTAAATTCAATTGGTTTAACCTAACCAGAGTTTACCCTTTAATTCAGTTAGATAGTTTTGTGATTATGCCTAATCATATTCATGGTATCATTATCTTAACAGACCACAGCCATACTCTCTCAAAAGTTGTTCAAGGTTTCAAAACTTTTTCTAGCCGTAGGATTAATCAATTGCGATCGCTTTCTAAAGTTCCTGTATGGCAAAGGGGATATTATGAACATATAATTAGGGACGAAAACGCATTACAAAAAATTCGAGAATATATCGTCAATAATCCCTATAATTGGAACCAAGACGAAATGCACCCATCCCATCAATTTCCCATTTCCCAAAACATTACCACCCCGTTGGGGCGCGCCTCCGCCGTCAATGAAACTTCCCCACCGGAATTTTGA
- a CDS encoding zinc-dependent metalloprotease, with protein MGWNKAIAQIPKSLAIAPFQISQQQTQPADFDGIIQGTEQLVGLFTLYHKPETRQVYLEIQPQQLEQNFLCFISLESGLENSNFWSGQDLGSFLFKLRSVSNRIELLIPNINFRFNPQEPQAAAIDRAFRDSVLYSLPVMATHPERQSILVDFSPVLVGNNEFSGVVSQLLFSLQNNYNFDADKSYISGLKAFPNNVEVASVLGFTAVGRNLVPHSPAISDRRAFNLKIRYSFLALPDDHSYRTRLADERIGYFTTIYRDVSNPTRTGAMVRYINRWNLQKQIPSAPLSAPVEPIVFWLENTIPLAYRQAIAEGALMWNKAFEKVGFMNAIEVRQMPDNATWDPADVRYNTIRWSTSFNSPFSGYGPSHVNPLTGQILDADMVIESQAIDSLRQRQEILVEGSSAQCQDGLLGRNWQQPTPNNQEYLIALEHFCFEVESTRQLAIGAIAMSVNPRFHQDSIDEYINQYLRYLTAHEIGHTLGLRHNFRGSTMLTPEELNDRDITRTRGMTASVMDYLPVNLAPPGQPQGDYFPVVLGAYDQWAIQYGYQPILDMTPYLESRQLQEIVARATEPDLAFATDEDVWGIFLDPEALPWDLSSDMLRYSQWQLDNAQYIWDRLETRSFPSSQESDQLLIAFNTILSYYANNAANAIPYIGGQSFHRYRIGNSGSSLPLEPIPVTQQREALQLLAKYVFAEDAFNFSPNLLNRLVPSRWSDWGNPNRFASLDYPISDRIGWVQNRILSELLSPARLTRLRDLEFKTSPGNALTIPELLEMLTNSIWSELWTSEKQISIGPVRRSLQQVYLDLMTDIVLGNTPAPQDAQTLAWFQFKQLEESLDYLVKRRSDRLDAYSIAHLAKSRDRIAKTLGI; from the coding sequence ATGGGGTGGAATAAAGCGATCGCACAAATCCCCAAATCTTTGGCGATCGCTCCATTTCAGATATCACAGCAACAGACACAACCTGCCGATTTTGATGGTATCATCCAGGGAACAGAACAATTGGTCGGGTTGTTTACTCTCTATCACAAACCCGAAACTAGACAGGTTTATCTGGAAATTCAACCCCAACAGCTTGAGCAAAATTTTCTGTGTTTTATTAGCCTTGAGTCTGGGTTAGAAAATAGTAACTTTTGGAGTGGTCAAGATTTAGGAAGTTTCCTGTTTAAACTGCGTTCTGTTTCCAACCGGATAGAATTATTAATTCCTAATATCAACTTTCGGTTCAATCCCCAAGAACCCCAGGCCGCAGCCATAGACCGCGCTTTTAGGGATTCAGTTTTATACTCCCTACCTGTCATGGCTACCCATCCTGAAAGACAGAGTATTTTAGTAGATTTCAGCCCAGTTTTAGTAGGAAATAACGAATTTTCGGGAGTCGTTTCTCAACTGTTATTCAGTTTACAAAATAACTACAATTTTGATGCTGATAAATCCTATATTTCGGGTCTCAAAGCATTTCCCAATAATGTCGAAGTCGCATCAGTATTAGGGTTTACAGCCGTGGGGAGAAACCTAGTACCTCATAGCCCAGCTATTTCTGATAGGCGTGCATTTAACCTAAAAATTCGTTACAGTTTTCTCGCCCTTCCTGATGATCACAGCTACCGCACTCGCCTAGCTGATGAACGAATCGGCTATTTTACAACGATTTATCGGGATGTTTCTAACCCTACCCGAACAGGGGCAATGGTGCGCTATATTAACCGATGGAATTTACAAAAACAAATCCCTAGTGCGCCCTTGTCAGCACCAGTAGAACCGATTGTATTTTGGCTAGAAAATACCATTCCTTTAGCATACCGTCAAGCTATTGCCGAAGGCGCTTTGATGTGGAATAAAGCCTTTGAAAAGGTGGGTTTTATGAATGCGATCGAAGTGCGACAAATGCCGGACAATGCTACCTGGGATCCCGCCGATGTCCGTTATAATACCATTCGCTGGTCTACATCTTTTAACTCGCCTTTCAGTGGTTACGGTCCTTCCCATGTTAACCCTTTAACCGGTCAAATTTTAGATGCAGATATGGTGATTGAAAGTCAAGCCATTGACAGCTTGCGACAAAGACAGGAAATTTTAGTCGAGGGTAGTTCTGCACAATGTCAGGATGGTTTATTAGGGCGAAATTGGCAACAACCCACCCCTAATAATCAGGAATATTTAATAGCATTGGAGCATTTTTGTTTTGAGGTAGAATCTACTCGCCAATTGGCTATTGGTGCGATCGCCATGTCCGTTAACCCTAGATTTCACCAAGATTCTATAGATGAGTATATTAATCAATATTTGCGTTATTTAACCGCCCATGAAATTGGTCATACTTTGGGTTTAAGACACAATTTCCGGGGTAGTACCATGCTAACACCAGAGGAATTAAACGATCGCGATATTACCCGCACTAGGGGAATGACCGCCTCAGTAATGGATTATTTACCAGTGAATTTAGCCCCCCCAGGACAACCCCAGGGCGATTATTTTCCCGTGGTTTTAGGCGCTTATGATCAATGGGCGATTCAATATGGATATCAACCCATTTTAGATATGACACCTTATTTAGAGTCTCGCCAATTACAGGAAATTGTAGCACGGGCAACTGAGCCAGATCTAGCATTTGCAACCGATGAGGATGTATGGGGAATTTTTCTTGACCCCGAGGCGCTACCATGGGATCTTAGTAGTGATATGTTACGCTATTCCCAATGGCAATTAGACAATGCCCAATATATATGGGATAGGTTAGAAACTCGTTCATTTCCTAGCAGCCAAGAATCTGACCAACTGCTGATAGCTTTTAACACAATTTTGAGTTATTATGCTAATAATGCAGCTAATGCTATACCATATATAGGTGGTCAGTCTTTCCATCGTTACCGCATTGGTAATAGTGGCAGTTCTTTACCTTTAGAGCCGATTCCAGTAACTCAGCAACGAGAGGCTTTGCAACTTTTAGCCAAATATGTATTTGCTGAAGATGCTTTTAATTTTTCTCCGAATCTGTTAAATCGCTTAGTTCCTTCTCGATGGTCTGATTGGGGAAATCCTAATCGTTTTGCTTCCTTAGATTATCCTATTAGCGATCGCATTGGGTGGGTCCAAAACCGCATTTTATCCGAACTACTTTCACCGGCGAGGTTAACTCGGTTGCGGGATTTGGAATTTAAAACCTCTCCTGGTAATGCTTTAACCATACCCGAATTATTGGAAATGCTAACAAATAGTATCTGGTCGGAACTATGGACTAGCGAAAAACAAATATCTATCGGTCCGGTGCGTCGATCGCTACAACAAGTTTATCTAGATTTAATGACTGATATAGTATTAGGAAATACCCCCGCCCCCCAAGATGCACAGACCTTAGCCTGGTTTCAGTTTAAGCAGTTAGAAGAATCCCTAGACTACCTAGTTAAACGTCGTAGCGATCGTCTGGATGCCTATAGTATAGCACATTTAGCCAAAAGTCGCGATCGGATTGCTAAAACTTTAGGAATATAG
- a CDS encoding tellurite resistance TerB family protein: MSRKCISGFLMSILNKIFKGQDETRISLSTPEAFAAIAVSAICADGYLCAQERERIIVLLSELPLFNGYSQPKLTNLVEKLFELLSLKGTYSLLAIAREFLPVQLQETVFTVVSDLLLVDGVLSIKEREFLTHLWQMLDIPAEQASEIFEQKLEQYDLRTPNG, translated from the coding sequence ATGTCGCGTAAATGTATCAGTGGGTTTCTGATGAGCATACTCAACAAAATCTTTAAAGGACAGGATGAAACGCGGATTTCTCTGTCTACCCCGGAGGCGTTTGCGGCGATCGCAGTTAGTGCTATCTGTGCTGACGGCTATCTGTGCGCCCAGGAAAGGGAACGGATTATAGTTTTATTGTCGGAACTTCCCCTGTTTAACGGATATTCTCAGCCCAAGCTGACTAATTTAGTCGAAAAGTTATTTGAGTTACTATCTCTCAAGGGGACTTACTCTCTGTTGGCGATCGCTCGTGAGTTTTTACCTGTACAACTTCAGGAAACTGTGTTTACAGTAGTTAGCGATTTGTTATTAGTTGATGGGGTCTTGTCTATTAAGGAACGAGAGTTTTTGACCCATTTGTGGCAAATGTTGGATATACCTGCTGAACAAGCGTCTGAGATTTTTGAGCAGAAGTTAGAACAATACGATCTCAGAACACCTAATGGTTGA
- a CDS encoding carbon dioxide-concentrating mechanism protein CcmK yields the protein MSQQAVGALETKGFPGILAAADAMVKAGRVTLVGYIRAGSARFTVMIRGDVSEVKTAMDAGIAAVEKVYGGALETWVIIPRPHENVVAVLPIDFSEAVEEYRAAAEGLTLPRGNAR from the coding sequence ATGTCACAACAAGCAGTGGGCGCACTGGAAACTAAGGGGTTTCCAGGGATTTTAGCGGCAGCAGATGCAATGGTTAAAGCGGGTCGTGTCACCCTGGTGGGCTATATCCGGGCGGGTAGCGCTCGGTTTACAGTGATGATACGAGGGGATGTTTCCGAGGTGAAAACCGCTATGGATGCTGGTATTGCAGCAGTAGAGAAGGTATATGGGGGGGCTTTGGAAACTTGGGTAATTATTCCCCGTCCCCATGAAAATGTCGTGGCTGTGCTTCCTATTGACTTTAGCGAAGCGGTGGAAGAATATCGAGCAGCCGCTGAGGGTTTGACTCTTCCTAGGGGTAACGCACGATAA
- a CDS encoding carbon dioxide-concentrating mechanism protein CcmK yields MPEAVGVIQTLGFPGVLAAADAMVKAGRVTLVYFDLAERGEFMVAIRGGVSEVKPAMEAGIAAAENTFGCTIITHYTIPNPPPNIVDVLPIHHTPKSEPFRV; encoded by the coding sequence ATGCCAGAGGCGGTGGGTGTAATTCAAACCTTGGGTTTTCCGGGTGTACTGGCGGCGGCTGATGCAATGGTTAAAGCTGGACGGGTGACTTTAGTATATTTTGATTTAGCAGAACGGGGAGAGTTTATGGTTGCCATTCGGGGCGGAGTTTCCGAAGTTAAGCCCGCAATGGAGGCAGGTATTGCAGCGGCGGAAAATACCTTTGGGTGTACAATTATTACCCACTACACCATTCCTAACCCCCCGCCTAATATTGTTGATGTTCTTCCTATTCACCATACCCCCAAGAGCGAACCCTTCCGAGTCTAA
- the asnS gene encoding asparagine--tRNA ligase: protein MAKGRIAEILRTGKPGEAVTVQGWVRTKRELKEFTFVEVNDGSCMANLQVVLNPDLTDYAAILRQLNTGASVEVTGEIVSSPAKGQRIELKADTVQVYGEADPQTYVLQKKRHSFEFLRTIAHLRSRTNTYGAVFRVRNACAAAVHQFFQERGFLWIHTPIITASDCEGAGELFSVTSLDLNHLPLTETKTVDFSQDFFGKRAFLTVSGQLEAEIMALAFGNVYTFGPTFRAENSNTSRHLAEFWMIEPEMAFCDLDGNMDLAEAFLKHIFKSVLEQCPEDLEFFNQRIDNSVLATADNIINNEFERITYTEAIALLEKSDRTFEYPVSWGLDLQSEHERYLAEELFKKPVIVTDYPREIKAFYMRQNDDEKTVRAMDVLAPKVGEIIGGSQREERLDILQKRMEALQINPDELWWYLDLRRYGTVPHAGFGLGFERVVQFMTGMANIRDVIPFPRAPQTIDF from the coding sequence ATGGCCAAAGGACGTATAGCGGAAATTTTGCGGACAGGTAAACCGGGTGAAGCGGTAACAGTTCAGGGTTGGGTGAGAACTAAACGGGAGCTGAAGGAGTTTACCTTTGTTGAGGTTAATGATGGGTCTTGTATGGCTAACCTTCAGGTAGTCCTCAACCCCGATTTAACTGATTATGCAGCAATTTTACGACAACTGAACACCGGCGCATCGGTGGAAGTGACGGGAGAAATTGTCTCCTCTCCTGCTAAAGGTCAACGTATTGAACTGAAGGCTGATACAGTACAGGTCTATGGTGAGGCTGACCCTCAGACCTATGTTTTGCAGAAGAAGCGACACTCTTTTGAGTTCCTACGCACGATCGCCCATTTGCGATCGCGTACTAACACCTATGGCGCAGTCTTTCGGGTTCGTAACGCCTGTGCGGCGGCGGTTCACCAATTTTTCCAAGAAAGAGGCTTTCTGTGGATACATACCCCTATTATCACCGCCAGCGACTGCGAAGGCGCGGGAGAATTATTTTCCGTCACCAGTTTAGATCTCAATCATCTACCCCTCACGGAGACGAAAACTGTCGATTTCTCCCAAGACTTCTTTGGAAAACGCGCATTTCTTACCGTTAGCGGTCAACTCGAAGCTGAAATTATGGCTCTGGCTTTTGGTAATGTTTACACTTTTGGCCCCACTTTTCGGGCGGAAAATTCTAATACTTCTCGCCACTTAGCCGAGTTCTGGATGATTGAACCAGAAATGGCTTTTTGTGACCTTGATGGTAATATGGATTTGGCTGAGGCTTTCCTTAAACATATCTTTAAGTCGGTTTTAGAACAATGTCCAGAAGACCTGGAATTTTTTAACCAAAGAATTGATAATTCCGTCTTGGCTACGGCTGATAATATTATCAATAATGAATTTGAACGCATTACCTATACGGAGGCGATCGCACTACTAGAAAAAAGCGATCGCACCTTTGAATATCCCGTCAGTTGGGGCTTAGACCTACAATCCGAACATGAACGCTACCTAGCTGAAGAACTCTTTAAAAAACCCGTAATTGTGACCGACTACCCCCGTGAAATAAAAGCCTTTTATATGCGCCAAAACGACGACGAAAAAACCGTCCGCGCCATGGATGTTCTCGCCCCCAAAGTTGGCGAAATTATCGGCGGTTCTCAACGGGAAGAACGCTTAGATATCCTCCAAAAACGTATGGAAGCCTTACAAATTAACCCCGATGAATTATGGTGGTATTTGGATTTGAGGCGCTATGGAACTGTTCCCCATGCGGGTTTTGGTTTAGGCTTTGAACGGGTAGTTCAGTTTATGACAGGGATGGCTAATATTCGTGATGTAATTCCTTTCCCACGCGCTCCCCAAACCATTGATTTTTAA